The genomic DNA ATGTAGTAGCCGATGTGCCCGCCGCCCCGCGAGACCAGCACGGCATCGGGGACCTTGGCCTGGATCAGGGAGCCGAATGGCTCCCAGATGGCCACCGCCTCCACGCTGCCGCCCTGCAGGGCCGAGACGATGTTGCCGGGCGGGACGTTGAGGAGATTCACCTTCTCGCGGGAGAGGCCTGCCTTCTTGAGCACCACCCCCAGGTACTCGTCGGCGGTGCCGCCGATGGGCGTGCCGACCTTCCGCCCCGCGAGGTCCGCGATCTTCGTGACGCCCGTGCCCTTGCGCGTCCACACGCTGACGGGATCGTCGGAGTACCGGCCGGTGCGGTCTCCCATGAGCCCCACCACACCCTTGGCGGCCATGCCGCGCTCGACGGCCACCGGGTAGTTCGAGAAGGCGGAGCCGATGATCTGGACCTCGCCGGCCTGGAGCGCCTTGGCCATCTCCTGCCCGGTGCTGAGCACCTTGAGCTTGAGGTCGATGCCGTGCTTGAGGAAGATCCCCTTCTCCACCCCGACGAAGCTCGGGACATGGTTCATGTTGCTGCCCACCGCTGCCATCAGCGGGGTGGGCGTCTGGGCCATCGCCGCCCAGGCCACGACCACCACTGTCACCGCCCCCAGGAGTGCTGCCCATCGCTTCATAGCTTTTCCCTCCGATGAGGCTCTGCCGCACGTTCTGCGCACGCCCCTGCTCCGCGCCTCTTACTGGATCAGCGCGGCCCGGCCGACGAGCGCGTTCTGCCGGAGCAACCGGTGGGCTTCCTCCGCTTCCTCCAGCGGGAAGGTCCGCGTGACGATGGCGCGAATCCGCTTCTGGCGGAGCAGCTCCAACGTCTGGCCCAGCTCCGCCAGCGACACGTAGCGCGAGCCGTGGATCTCGAGCGCCCGGTAGAGCATCCACTGGGCGTCCACGCTGAAGACGGGGTCCACCTTGAACACCTCGCGCGGACGCGACCCGATGATGACCAGCCTGCCGGCGCGGGCGAGGGACCGGAGACACGCCTCCAGCGTCTCGGTCGAGGCCACGCAATCGATCGCCGCGTCCACGCCGCGCCCGTCGGTCTTGGCGAGCACCTGTTTCGACAGCTCCTCCCGTCGGACATCGACCACCTCATCCGCCCCCACGGCCTTCGCCATCTCCAGCTTGGCATCGGTCAGATCCGCGGCGAGCACGTAGCCACCGCAGAGCTTGGCCATCTGAACCATGTGGACCCCCACCCCGCCGCCGGCCCCCACGATCAGGACCTGGTCCCCGGGGCCGACCCTGGCTTCCTCGCGACAGGCGTGGAGGGGGGTGCAGATCGCGTCGGCCCCGATCGCGGCCTCGAGATCCGTCACGCCTGGAGGGATGGGGCAGAGGTTGACGGCGGGAATCGCCATGTACTCCGCGTAGCCGCCGTCACAGGCCATCCCCACGTAGCCCTTGAAGTTCGAGCACAGGGTCTCCCGGCCGCTCCGGCAGTAGGGACAGACCTTGCACGTGAGGTAGAAGTGGCAGGTGACCCGGTCGCCGACCTTGACGGTCGTCACCTCCGAGCCCACCTCAGCCACCTCACCCGCCACCTCGTGGCCCGGAATCCGCGGGTACGCGGTGACGCGACCCGGATTCGCGGTCATGATGACCACCGTCAGGCCGACGCCTGTCGCGCGCACGCGGAGGAGGACATCGTTGGGACCGATCTTCGGAACCGGCACCTCTTCCAGGCGCACCGGCCCACCCAGCTCGCGGAGGACCATGGCTTTCACCGTCGCACCTCCTCAATCGGGCCTCGCCTCGTGCCGGGCCTGCCTGCGGCATGGCCGATGGCCCTCGGCTCGAACAGCTTACTGGGTCCCCAGATAAATCTCCTGGACGAGCGGGTTCGCCTTGACCTCTTCCCCAAGCCCGTCGGCCACGACCTTGCCGAAGTGGAGCACGGTGATCCGGTTCGTCACCTCGAAGGCGACGTCCATGTCGTGCTCGATGATCAGGATCGTGATGCCGGGGTCGAGCCGTTTCAGGAGTGCCGTCATCATATTGGACTCGGCGGGCGAGAGGCCGGCAGTCGGCTCGTCGAGCAGGAGCAGCTTCGGCGCCCCGGCGAGGGCCAGGGCGATCTCGAGCTGGCGCTGCTCGCCGTGGGAGAGGTTGCGGACGGTCTCGCCCTCCTTGCCGGTCAGTCCGACCGCCTCCAGCACCGAGCGCGCTCGGTCGAAGAGAAACGAGTAGCGGCTGAGCGCGCGGTGGAGGTGGAGCTTGGTGGGCCTGAGCGCCTGGACCGCCAGCAGGCAGTTCTCCAGCACACTGAGGCTCGGGAACAGGTTCGTGATCTGGTACGTTCGGCCGAGCCCTAGCGCCGCGCGGCGATGCGGCGCGAGCCGCGTCACGTCCCGCCCGAAGAGCGTGATCCGCCCCGCGGTCGGCGGCATCTCCCCGCTGATCAGGTTGAACAGGGTGGTCTTCCCGGCGCCGTTGGGCCCGATGATGGCGCGGCGTTCGCCGGGCTTGACCTCGAGGCTCACCCCGTCGACCGCGTGGAGCCCCCCGAACGCTTTCGACACGTCCGTGAGGCTCAGCGCGAGCTGGTCCGCCATGACAGTCACCCCGCGATGCCCAGACCCTGCGCCGGGGTGCCCTGCCTCGCTTCAGGCCTCCTCGCCTCGACGGGCTTAGCTCGCTCGGACGCCTCCGCTGGGCCCCCCATCCCCCCGCAGCGGGGGGTTGTCCTCGCCACCCAACCCTGTTGGCTGGCTCGGAGCGCTTCGGCGTCCTGTGCTTCGCCGCCCGCCGGGCACCACCGAAGGTGGTCGCGTCGGATTCGCTCCACAGGGCATCCCCGGCGCACGGTCGCGCGTGCCCGAGCGCGGGCTTTGCCCGCGCAAGCCTCCGCGGGAAGGAATCGGAAGGGGGGCGTTAGCCCCCCTCCGAGTGTTAGCAATACTTGCACGGCGGGAAGTTCCGGTCGTAGACGGGCTGCTTCATGAACTCCTCTGGCTTGTACTTCCAGAACTGCGACACGGCCGGGAACGTCTGGACCACCGTGTTCCAGAGCTCGCCCTCCTTTCTCTCGACTTTCCTGATGTAGATGTGCTGGATCGGGTTGCCGTGGGCGTCGAGCTTGATCGGGCCTCGCGGCGCATCAGGGATTTCGACCTTTCGGAGCGCGGCAAGGAATTTCTCGTTGTCCTCCACGTTGCCACCGATGGCCTTGGCGGCCTCGGCGATCCAGCGCGCGGAGGTGTAGCAGGTCTCCGAATAGTAGGAGGGAACCTTGCCGAACTTCGCACGGTACTCTTTGACGAAGCGCTTGTTGATGGGCGTGTCAATGGCGGCACTGTAGATGAGCGGGGTGATGATGCCGAGGGCCTCATCTCCGAGCGAGGGCAGGACAAACTCGTCCGTGGGCACGCCGCCGCCGATGAGCGGGAGACGGGCCTTCAACCCGGCGTCCTGGTACTGCTTGGGGAACCGCAGCGCTGAGGCGGCGACGGCCAGGTAGAAGACCGCGTCAGCGTCCCGGCGGATCTGGGCCAGGTAAGGCGCGAAGTCGGTCGTGCCGAGAGGGAACCAGAGCTTCTGAATCACCTGCCCGCCGGCCTCCTCGAAGGTCTTCTGGAAGCCGCCGACGACCTCGTAGCCGAAGGCGTAGTCCTGGCTTGCAGTCACGACCTTCTTGTACCCGAGCGTCTTATAGACCCACTCCCCAAAGGGATGGGAGGGCTGGCTCGAGGTCCAGCCGGTCCGCACCACCCACTTGGCCGGCTTTCGCTGCGTGAGGTCGTCCGCGGCCATGACGGGGTAGAGCATCGGCACCTTGTACTCGTCCACCTTCGGCGCCAGGGCGTAGCCCACGTGGGCGAAGAGCCCGCCGGCCAGGACATGGACCTTATCGCTCTCCAGGAGCTTTCTGAGTTTGGTCAGGGCGACGGGTGGCTGGCCCTGGGTGTCCTCCACGATGACCTCGACTTTGCGTCCAGCGATCTGGTTGCCGAT from Candidatus Rokuibacteriota bacterium includes the following:
- a CDS encoding alcohol dehydrogenase catalytic domain-containing protein — encoded protein: MKAMVLRELGGPVRLEEVPVPKIGPNDVLLRVRATGVGLTVVIMTANPGRVTAYPRIPGHEVAGEVAEVGSEVTTVKVGDRVTCHFYLTCKVCPYCRSGRETLCSNFKGYVGMACDGGYAEYMAIPAVNLCPIPPGVTDLEAAIGADAICTPLHACREEARVGPGDQVLIVGAGGGVGVHMVQMAKLCGGYVLAADLTDAKLEMAKAVGADEVVDVRREELSKQVLAKTDGRGVDAAIDCVASTETLEACLRSLARAGRLVIIGSRPREVFKVDPVFSVDAQWMLYRALEIHGSRYVSLAELGQTLELLRQKRIRAIVTRTFPLEEAEEAHRLLRQNALVGRAALIQ
- a CDS encoding ABC transporter substrate-binding protein, with translation MGKKLLIAVVAVLVLLTGAGPVWAQKGPIKIGFLAPMTGGAAQVGKDMVNGLMMYLDEIGNQIAGRKVEVIVEDTQGQPPVALTKLRKLLESDKVHVLAGGLFAHVGYALAPKVDEYKVPMLYPVMAADDLTQRKPAKWVVRTGWTSSQPSHPFGEWVYKTLGYKKVVTASQDYAFGYEVVGGFQKTFEEAGGQVIQKLWFPLGTTDFAPYLAQIRRDADAVFYLAVAASALRFPKQYQDAGLKARLPLIGGGVPTDEFVLPSLGDEALGIITPLIYSAAIDTPINKRFVKEYRAKFGKVPSYYSETCYTSARWIAEAAKAIGGNVEDNEKFLAALRKVEIPDAPRGPIKLDAHGNPIQHIYIRKVERKEGELWNTVVQTFPAVSQFWKYKPEEFMKQPVYDRNFPPCKYC
- a CDS encoding ABC transporter substrate-binding protein, whose translation is MKRWAALLGAVTVVVVAWAAMAQTPTPLMAAVGSNMNHVPSFVGVEKGIFLKHGIDLKLKVLSTGQEMAKALQAGEVQIIGSAFSNYPVAVERGMAAKGVVGLMGDRTGRYSDDPVSVWTRKGTGVTKIADLAGRKVGTPIGGTADEYLGVVLKKAGLSREKVNLLNVPPGNIVSALQGGSVEAVAIWEPFGSLIQAKVPDAVLVSRGGGHIGYYINMAVRNDVIEKSPDVVERYVIGVAAAAQYTRQHPDEAAEIATRWVPGLDGAVAKQALRHMRFDPRITSHTLAAWDENVRILIEQKKLRAALPWQQGIERRFIDKVMKSHPQLFEDLKPVP
- a CDS encoding ABC transporter ATP-binding protein translates to MADQLALSLTDVSKAFGGLHAVDGVSLEVKPGERRAIIGPNGAGKTTLFNLISGEMPPTAGRITLFGRDVTRLAPHRRAALGLGRTYQITNLFPSLSVLENCLLAVQALRPTKLHLHRALSRYSFLFDRARSVLEAVGLTGKEGETVRNLSHGEQRQLEIALALAGAPKLLLLDEPTAGLSPAESNMMTALLKRLDPGITILIIEHDMDVAFEVTNRITVLHFGKVVADGLGEEVKANPLVQEIYLGTQ